From a single Calothrix sp. NIES-2098 genomic region:
- a CDS encoding iron-sulfur cluster biosynthesis transcriptional regulator protein SufR: MTTTHQSSTKQDILEYLLKHSQATAFELAEELDISPQAIRRHLKDLEAEELILNSTMVQAGMGRPQHVYQLSSRGRDRLYRQDSDRLGDSYGNFAVSLLDTLAETVGKDQVKTILQKQWERKAQEYRDRLGNGSLKERVANLVEFRKAEGFMAEYHAVEPDDSTKSDRFLFIEHKCAISNVAESFPSVCGHELEMFAAVLPDCTVERTHWIINGEHRCGYLVQARE; the protein is encoded by the coding sequence ATGACGACTACCCACCAGTCCTCAACGAAGCAAGATATTCTAGAGTATCTCCTGAAACACTCACAAGCCACCGCTTTTGAGCTAGCCGAAGAGTTGGATATTAGTCCGCAAGCGATTCGCCGCCATCTCAAGGATTTGGAGGCGGAAGAGTTAATTTTAAATTCAACAATGGTACAAGCGGGGATGGGGAGACCGCAGCATGTATATCAACTGAGTTCTAGAGGACGCGATCGCCTGTATCGTCAAGATAGCGATCGCTTGGGTGATAGTTACGGAAATTTTGCTGTTTCCCTGCTGGATACTTTAGCAGAAACGGTAGGTAAAGACCAAGTTAAAACCATTTTACAAAAACAATGGGAACGCAAAGCCCAAGAATACCGCGATCGCCTTGGTAACGGTTCCCTCAAAGAACGAGTCGCCAACTTAGTAGAATTTAGAAAAGCAGAAGGCTTCATGGCAGAGTATCATGCTGTAGAGCCTGATGATTCCACAAAGAGCGATCGCTTTCTCTTCATCGAGCATAAATGTGCTATTTCTAATGTTGCCGAATCCTTCCCCAGCGTTTGCGGCCATGAACTAGAAATGTTCGCCGCAGTCCTCCCCGATTGTACAGTCGAGCGCACCCACTGGATTATCAATGGCGAGCATCGTTGTGGGTATTTAGTCCAAGCTAGGGAATAG
- a CDS encoding SufS subfamily cysteine desulfurase: MTFTSTKTLADLVRADFPILHQEVNGKPLVYLDNAATSQKPLSVLNTLRDYYQQYNANVHRGAHILSAQATDAYEGARDKVAKFINAASRQEIVYTRNASEAINLVAYSWGMNNLQPGDEIILSVMEHHSNIVPWQFVAQKTGAVLKFVELTPEQTFDFEQFKTLISAKTKLVSVVHVSNTLGCINPVKEIAAIAHRYGAKFLMDACQSVPHMPINVQDIDCDWLVASGHKMCAPTGIGFLYGKLELLESMPPFFGGGEMIAEVYLDHSTYAELPHKFEAGTPAIGEAIALGAAVDYLTNIGMDKIHAYEAELTAYLFQQLAQFPQIQIYGPKPDAKGEGRAALASFTVTDIHANDLSTLLDQEGVAIRSGHHCTQPLHRYLNVAGTARASLYFYNTREEIDIFIKALKETIDFFAGIFA, encoded by the coding sequence ATGACATTTACTTCTACCAAAACCCTAGCCGATTTAGTTCGTGCTGACTTCCCGATTTTGCATCAGGAAGTCAACGGTAAACCCCTCGTTTACTTGGATAATGCTGCTACTTCTCAAAAGCCTCTCTCGGTGCTAAATACCCTGCGAGATTATTATCAGCAGTATAATGCCAACGTGCATCGAGGCGCGCATATTCTCAGCGCTCAAGCTACTGATGCTTATGAAGGTGCTAGAGATAAAGTTGCCAAATTCATCAATGCTGCATCACGCCAAGAAATTGTTTACACCCGCAACGCAAGTGAAGCAATTAATTTGGTAGCTTACAGCTGGGGAATGAATAATTTACAGCCGGGAGATGAGATTATTCTGTCGGTGATGGAACACCACAGTAATATAGTTCCTTGGCAATTTGTAGCGCAAAAAACGGGTGCGGTACTCAAATTTGTCGAACTCACTCCCGAACAAACTTTTGATTTTGAGCAGTTCAAAACACTAATTTCTGCTAAAACTAAATTAGTGTCAGTCGTTCATGTTTCTAACACCTTGGGTTGCATCAATCCAGTGAAAGAAATAGCTGCGATCGCTCACAGATACGGTGCGAAATTCTTAATGGATGCTTGCCAAAGTGTCCCTCATATGCCTATAAACGTGCAAGATATTGACTGTGATTGGTTAGTGGCCTCCGGTCATAAAATGTGCGCCCCAACTGGGATAGGCTTTTTGTATGGCAAATTAGAACTATTAGAATCTATGCCACCATTTTTTGGTGGTGGTGAGATGATTGCTGAAGTATATTTAGATCATTCCACCTATGCGGAATTACCCCATAAATTTGAAGCGGGTACACCTGCAATTGGGGAAGCGATCGCTCTTGGTGCAGCAGTCGATTATCTTACTAATATAGGTATGGATAAAATCCATGCTTATGAAGCGGAATTAACAGCTTATTTGTTTCAACAATTAGCGCAATTTCCCCAAATTCAAATTTACGGGCCGAAACCAGATGCTAAAGGTGAAGGTAGAGCCGCTTTAGCCTCGTTTACTGTAACAGATATTCATGCCAATGACCTATCTACATTATTAGATCAAGAAGGCGTTGCCATCCGTTCTGGACATCACTGCACTCAACCATTACACCGTTACTTAAATGTGGCGGGAACCGCACGGGCAAGTTTATATTTCTACAATACCCGTGAGGAAATTGATATTTTTATCAAGGCTTTGAAGGAGACTATTGACTTTTTTGCGGGAATATTTGCTTAA
- a CDS encoding putative ABC transporter membrane protein, whose translation MSATVKTLVNQPYKYGFVTDIEADTIPRGLNEDIIRLISAKKNEPEFMLEFRLRAYRQWLKMTEPTWPNVKYPPIDYQDIIYYSAPKQKKQKLESLDEVDPTLLETFEKLGIPLSEQKRLANVAVDAIFDSVSVATTFKEKLAKDGVIFCSISEALREHPELIKKYLGSVVPVADNYFAALNAAVFSDGSFVYIPKGVKCPMELSTYFRINSGDTGQFERTLIVAEEGSYVSYLEGCTAPMYDSNQLHAAVVELVALDNAEIKYSTVQNWYAGDANGKGGIYNFVTKRGLCQGVNSKISWTQVETGSAITWKYPSCVLVGDNSVGEFYSVALTNNMQQADTGTKMIHVGKNTRSTIISKGISAGNSSNSYRGLVKVNPKAEGARNYSQCDSMLIGDNAHANTFPYIQVQNNTAKVEHEASTSKIGEDQLFYFAQRGISAEDAVSMMISGFCKDVFNQLPMEFAVEADKLLSLKLEGSVG comes from the coding sequence ATGAGCGCCACTGTCAAAACCTTAGTCAACCAACCTTACAAGTACGGCTTTGTCACTGATATTGAAGCCGACACTATTCCGCGTGGACTAAACGAGGACATTATCCGCTTGATCTCCGCCAAGAAGAACGAGCCGGAATTCATGCTGGAGTTTCGCCTCAGAGCGTATCGCCAGTGGCTGAAAATGACAGAACCAACTTGGCCTAATGTCAAGTATCCCCCCATAGATTATCAGGATATCATCTACTATTCCGCGCCGAAACAGAAAAAACAAAAGCTGGAAAGTTTGGATGAGGTAGATCCGACTCTACTAGAAACCTTTGAGAAGCTAGGTATTCCCCTATCTGAACAAAAGCGTCTAGCAAACGTTGCTGTTGATGCAATTTTTGATAGCGTTTCTGTCGCTACGACATTTAAAGAAAAGCTAGCTAAAGATGGCGTGATTTTCTGTTCCATTTCTGAAGCACTGCGGGAACATCCAGAACTGATAAAAAAATATCTGGGTAGCGTGGTTCCGGTAGCTGATAATTATTTTGCGGCTTTGAATGCTGCTGTGTTTAGCGATGGTTCTTTTGTCTATATTCCTAAAGGCGTAAAATGCCCAATGGAACTGTCTACCTACTTCCGCATCAACTCTGGCGATACGGGACAATTTGAGCGCACGTTGATTGTGGCTGAAGAAGGTAGCTATGTTTCCTACCTGGAAGGTTGTACCGCGCCAATGTATGACAGCAACCAACTCCATGCGGCGGTTGTGGAATTGGTGGCTTTAGATAACGCGGAAATTAAATATTCCACAGTGCAAAACTGGTACGCTGGTGATGCTAACGGCAAAGGTGGAATTTATAACTTTGTTACCAAGCGCGGTTTGTGTCAAGGTGTGAATTCTAAGATTTCCTGGACGCAAGTAGAAACAGGTTCAGCAATTACTTGGAAGTATCCCAGCTGCGTGTTGGTGGGTGATAATTCTGTGGGTGAATTTTACTCGGTGGCGCTGACAAATAATATGCAGCAAGCTGACACCGGGACTAAGATGATTCATGTTGGTAAAAATACTCGCAGTACAATTATTTCTAAGGGTATCTCTGCTGGTAATTCTAGTAACAGCTATCGCGGTTTGGTAAAAGTTAATCCGAAAGCTGAAGGCGCGAGAAACTATTCCCAGTGTGACTCGATGCTAATTGGCGATAATGCCCATGCCAATACTTTCCCTTATATTCAGGTACAAAATAATACGGCGAAGGTAGAGCATGAGGCTTCGACTTCTAAGATTGGCGAAGATCAGTTATTCTACTTTGCGCAACGAGGTATTTCTGCGGAAGATGCTGTTTCAATGATGATTAGCGGCTTCTGTAAGGATGTGTTTAATCAGTTACCGATGGAATTTGCAGTAGAAGCTGATAAGTTATTGAGCCTGAAGTTAGAAGGTTCTGTTGGGTAA
- a CDS encoding TenA family transcription regulator — protein sequence MPHAPYTMPLSLELWTANQDLAQACLEHPFVQGIADGSLELEKFAYYVGQDAFFLEAFARAYSVAAAKAPDWQGFNTFHALADGVLQELKLHESYATQWGVNLQAVEPGAATRRYTDFLLATAWSGDVGLTSAAMSPCMRLYAFLGEQLAINGIPNHAYTNWIQTYSSAEFQPLAQQLETLVDNYAIATPLVQSTYRYAMFCERDFFQGALTSQ from the coding sequence ATGCCCCATGCCCCATACACAATGCCCTTATCCCTTGAATTGTGGACAGCAAATCAAGATTTAGCCCAAGCTTGTCTAGAGCATCCTTTTGTTCAAGGCATTGCTGATGGTAGTCTTGAGCTAGAAAAATTTGCTTATTATGTAGGACAAGATGCTTTTTTCTTAGAAGCTTTTGCCCGCGCTTACAGTGTCGCTGCGGCAAAAGCACCAGATTGGCAGGGATTCAATACATTTCACGCCCTAGCTGATGGAGTGTTGCAAGAACTAAAACTACATGAAAGCTATGCTACGCAATGGGGAGTTAACTTACAGGCTGTAGAACCAGGTGCAGCTACCCGCCGCTACACTGACTTTTTATTAGCGACTGCTTGGAGTGGGGATGTAGGTTTAACATCTGCGGCGATGTCTCCATGTATGCGCCTGTATGCTTTTTTGGGAGAACAGTTAGCTATTAATGGTATTCCTAATCATGCATATACAAACTGGATTCAAACTTACAGCAGCGCAGAATTTCAACCTTTAGCACAACAATTAGAAACTTTAGTTGATAATTACGCGATCGCTACACCGTTAGTACAATCTACCTATCGTTATGCCATGTTCTGTGAACGTGACTTTTTCCAAGGTGCATTGACATCGCAATAG
- a CDS encoding FeS assembly ATPase SufC → MIIENSEVVLSVKDLTATVDGTPILKGVNLEVRAGEIHAIMGPNGSGKSTFSKVLAGHPAYQVTGGEVIFQGQNLLELEPEERARTGVFLAFQYPLEIPGVSNLDFLRVAYNSRRKAQGLEELDAFDFDDLVEEKLEVVKMNPAFLNRSVNEGFSGGEKKRNEILQMALLEPKLAILDETDSGLDIDALKIVANGVNQLASPENATIMITHYQRLLDYIVPDFVHVMAHGRILTSGGKELALELESRGYDWILEEAAVEVGV, encoded by the coding sequence ATGATTATTGAAAATAGTGAAGTTGTGCTGTCAGTTAAGGATCTGACAGCAACGGTTGATGGAACGCCGATTCTTAAGGGTGTGAATCTGGAAGTTCGGGCGGGCGAAATTCATGCGATTATGGGGCCGAATGGTTCTGGTAAAAGTACTTTTTCTAAGGTATTGGCGGGACATCCAGCATATCAGGTGACTGGTGGTGAGGTAATTTTTCAAGGACAAAATCTGCTGGAATTGGAACCGGAGGAACGCGCGAGAACGGGTGTGTTTTTGGCGTTTCAATATCCTTTAGAAATTCCTGGCGTTAGCAATTTAGATTTCTTGCGGGTGGCTTATAATTCTCGCCGCAAAGCACAGGGTTTGGAAGAACTGGATGCTTTTGATTTTGATGATTTGGTAGAGGAAAAGTTGGAAGTGGTGAAGATGAATCCCGCTTTCCTCAACCGCAGTGTGAATGAAGGTTTTTCTGGTGGTGAGAAGAAGCGCAATGAAATTTTGCAAATGGCGCTGTTGGAACCAAAGTTAGCAATTTTGGATGAAACTGATTCTGGTTTGGATATTGATGCGCTGAAAATTGTGGCGAATGGGGTGAATCAATTAGCCAGTCCGGAAAATGCGACGATTATGATTACCCATTATCAGCGTTTGCTTGACTATATTGTGCCTGACTTTGTGCATGTAATGGCGCACGGAAGAATTCTTACTAGTGGTGGTAAGGAGTTGGCGCTAGAGTTAGAGTCTCGCGGTTATGACTGGATTTTGGAAGAAGCTGCGGTTGAGGTGGGTGTGTAA